One genomic window of Providencia hangzhouensis includes the following:
- the tyrS gene encoding tyrosine--tRNA ligase, with protein MSSNNLIKQLQERGLVAQVTDEDALAERLAQGPISLYCGFDPTADSLHLGHLVPLLCLKRFQLAGHKPVALVGGATGLIGDPSFKATERKLNTTETVQEWVEKIRNQVSPFLSFDCGDNSARLANNYDWFGKMDVLTFLRDIGKHFSVNQMINRESVKQRLNRDDVGISFTEFAYNLLQGYDFANMNKEMGVELQIGGSDQWGNITSGIDLTRRLHQNQVFGMTVPLITKADGTKFGKTEGGAVWLDSKKTSQYKFYQFWINTADADVYRFLKFFTFMELDEINALEEEDKNSGKAPRAQYVLAELVTKLVHGEEGLAAAKRITESLFSGAVSDLTEADFEQLAQDGMPCITLEAGADLQQALVDSELVPSRGQARTAISSNAVSINGQKQTEPMYVFSDADRLFGRYTLIRRGKKNDCLINWK; from the coding sequence ATGTCTAGCAATAACCTGATTAAACAATTGCAAGAGCGGGGCCTCGTTGCCCAGGTAACGGATGAGGATGCGTTAGCAGAGAGACTGGCGCAGGGCCCTATCTCTCTCTATTGTGGCTTCGATCCTACCGCTGATAGCTTGCATTTGGGACATCTGGTTCCTTTGCTGTGTTTAAAACGATTCCAACTAGCCGGGCACAAGCCTGTGGCGTTGGTCGGTGGTGCAACGGGCCTTATTGGCGACCCGAGCTTTAAAGCTACTGAGCGTAAATTAAACACCACAGAAACCGTTCAAGAGTGGGTAGAAAAAATCCGTAACCAAGTTTCACCGTTTTTAAGCTTTGATTGTGGTGATAACAGTGCACGCCTTGCTAATAACTATGATTGGTTTGGCAAAATGGATGTGCTGACTTTCTTGCGCGATATTGGTAAACATTTTTCGGTTAACCAAATGATTAACCGTGAGTCTGTTAAGCAACGTTTAAATCGTGATGACGTTGGTATCTCTTTTACTGAGTTTGCTTATAACCTTTTACAAGGTTATGACTTCGCAAATATGAACAAAGAGATGGGTGTAGAGCTGCAAATTGGTGGCTCTGACCAATGGGGTAACATTACTTCCGGTATCGATTTAACACGTCGCTTACACCAAAACCAAGTATTTGGTATGACGGTTCCTCTGATTACTAAAGCAGATGGCACTAAATTTGGTAAAACTGAAGGTGGTGCAGTTTGGTTAGACTCCAAGAAAACCAGCCAGTATAAATTCTATCAGTTCTGGATCAACACTGCAGATGCGGATGTTTATCGCTTCTTAAAATTCTTCACATTCATGGAACTAGATGAAATCAATGCGCTAGAAGAAGAAGATAAAAACAGTGGAAAGGCACCTCGAGCTCAATATGTATTAGCGGAGTTAGTCACTAAACTGGTACATGGCGAAGAAGGGTTAGCAGCAGCGAAACGTATTACAGAAAGCTTATTCTCTGGTGCAGTATCTGATTTAACTGAAGCTGATTTTGAGCAATTGGCTCAAGATGGCATGCCTTGTATCACTTTGGAAGCAGGTGCGGATTTACAGCAAGCTTTAGTTGATTCAGAGTTAGTGCCTTCTCGTGGGCAAGCAAGAACGGCAATTAGTTCTAACGCGGTATCAATTAATGGCCAAAAACAAACAGAGCCAATGTATGTGTTCTCTGACGCAGATCGCCTGTTTGGTCGTTATACCTTGATCCGTCGTGGTAAGAAAAACGACTGTTTAATTAATTGGAAATAG
- a CDS encoding DUF817 domain-containing protein: MTSLCQKLNFLGKLDQILMAHQPNNSHGIKRFLLEFWFFGLINARSCLFAGFFFLALFLVPAKGLIGIPRYDLLLIFAVAFQALLVWSKLETWDELKAICVFHLVGFMMELFKTSATIGSWQYPDEAYTKLWGVPLFTGFMYAAVGSYIIQSWRFFKVRIEHYPPYWMATLVALAIYINFFSHHYIDDYRWYLATFIMGLYARSMVFYTPLDKERKMPLLLAFMLIGFFIWLAENFGTFFGVWQYPNQIGAWSMVHAGKWGAWSLLVIVTFTIVVHLKHIKANVTIAR, translated from the coding sequence ATGACCAGTTTGTGTCAGAAATTGAATTTTTTAGGAAAGTTAGACCAAATTTTAATGGCTCACCAGCCGAATAATAGCCATGGAATTAAACGCTTTCTATTAGAGTTTTGGTTTTTCGGTTTAATTAATGCTCGTTCTTGTTTATTCGCTGGTTTTTTCTTTTTGGCACTATTCTTAGTCCCAGCTAAAGGATTAATAGGTATCCCTCGCTATGACCTGTTACTAATTTTTGCCGTTGCTTTTCAAGCTTTGTTAGTGTGGTCAAAGTTAGAAACTTGGGATGAATTAAAGGCTATTTGTGTTTTCCATTTAGTCGGTTTTATGATGGAGCTATTTAAAACTTCAGCAACGATAGGTTCTTGGCAATATCCCGATGAGGCCTATACGAAGCTTTGGGGAGTTCCTCTATTTACTGGTTTTATGTATGCCGCCGTAGGGAGCTATATCATTCAATCTTGGCGATTTTTTAAAGTAAGAATTGAACACTATCCACCTTATTGGATGGCGACACTAGTCGCACTGGCTATTTATATTAATTTTTTTAGCCACCATTATATTGATGATTATCGTTGGTATTTAGCGACGTTTATTATGGGGTTGTATGCGCGCAGTATGGTTTTTTACACTCCGCTAGATAAAGAGCGAAAAATGCCATTATTACTTGCATTTATGCTAATTGGTTTTTTTATTTGGCTAGCTGAGAATTTTGGGACATTTTTTGGTGTTTGGCAGTATCCAAACCAAATTGGTGCTTGGTCAATGGTACATGCAGGTAAGTGGGGAGCATGGTCACTGTTGGTGATTGTCACATTTACGATAGTCGTTCACCTTAAACATATTAAAGCCAATGTGACGATAGCACGTTAA
- the sapD gene encoding putrescine export ABC transporter ATP-binding protein SapD, with amino-acid sequence MPLLDIRNLTIEFMTANGPVKAVDRVSMTLSEGEIRGLVGESGSGKSLIAKAICGVTKDNIRVKADRFRFQDIDLLKLSPRKRRKLIGHNISMIFQEPQSCLDPAADIGKQLIQAIPGWTYKGRWWQRFNWRKRRAIELLHRVGIKDHKDIMRSYPYELTDGECQKVMIAIAIANQPRLLIADEPTNAMESTTQAQIFRLLDKLNQNNNMGILLISHDMEMMSKLVDRINVLYCGQTVESATPEDILQRPRHPYTQALIRSIPDFESPLPHKGRLNTLPGAIPSLEHLPIGCRLGPRCPYAQRTCINAPQLRNIKGHLVACHYPLNTEEQP; translated from the coding sequence ATGCCACTTCTAGACATCCGCAATTTAACTATCGAATTTATGACTGCAAATGGCCCCGTCAAAGCGGTTGACCGCGTTTCAATGACGCTATCTGAGGGGGAAATAAGAGGTTTAGTTGGCGAATCAGGTTCCGGAAAAAGCCTTATTGCAAAAGCTATCTGTGGCGTGACTAAAGATAATATTCGAGTAAAAGCTGACCGTTTTCGCTTTCAAGACATTGACTTACTAAAACTCAGCCCACGTAAACGCCGCAAACTAATTGGCCATAATATCTCGATGATATTTCAAGAGCCACAATCTTGTCTCGATCCAGCTGCTGATATTGGTAAACAGCTTATCCAAGCTATCCCAGGGTGGACTTATAAAGGCCGCTGGTGGCAACGTTTTAATTGGCGTAAACGTCGTGCTATAGAGCTATTGCACCGTGTGGGGATAAAAGATCATAAAGATATCATGCGCAGTTATCCTTATGAATTAACCGATGGTGAATGTCAAAAAGTCATGATAGCGATTGCCATCGCTAACCAACCCCGGTTATTAATCGCTGATGAACCCACCAATGCGATGGAGTCAACTACTCAGGCTCAAATTTTCCGTTTATTGGATAAATTAAACCAAAACAATAATATGGGAATTTTACTCATTAGTCATGACATGGAAATGATGTCGAAACTTGTTGATCGCATCAATGTACTCTATTGCGGGCAAACAGTTGAAAGCGCAACTCCTGAAGATATTCTACAACGGCCACGCCACCCTTATACTCAAGCACTAATCCGCTCAATCCCTGATTTTGAAAGCCCTCTTCCCCATAAAGGGCGGTTAAATACGTTACCTGGTGCAATTCCTTCACTTGAACATTTGCCCATTGGTTGTCGCCTTGGACCTCGTTGCCCCTATGCACAACGAACTTGCATCAACGCGCCACAATTACGCAATATTAAAGGCCATCTCGTTGCTTGCCATTACCCGCTAAACACCGAGGAACAACCCTAA
- the gloA gene encoding lactoylglutathione lyase: protein MRLLHTMLRVTDMQRSIDFYTKVLGMRLLRTSENTEYKYSLAFVGYSDESEGAVIELTYNWGVDQYDMGNAYGHIALGVDDVAKTCDDIRSAGGNVTREAGPVKGGTTVIAFVEDPDGYKIELIENKSASKGLGH, encoded by the coding sequence ATGCGCTTACTCCATACTATGTTACGTGTTACTGATATGCAGCGTTCTATTGATTTTTACACGAAAGTGTTAGGCATGCGTTTATTAAGAACTAGTGAAAATACAGAGTATAAATATTCTCTCGCATTTGTTGGCTACAGCGATGAAAGTGAAGGCGCCGTAATCGAGTTGACCTATAACTGGGGGGTTGACCAATACGATATGGGTAACGCATATGGTCATATCGCCTTGGGCGTCGATGATGTTGCAAAAACTTGCGATGATATACGTAGTGCAGGTGGTAACGTAACACGTGAAGCCGGCCCTGTTAAAGGTGGAACAACAGTGATTGCTTTTGTTGAAGACCCTGATGGCTATAAGATTGAGTTGATCGAAAACAAAAGCGCAAGTAAAGGCTTAGGCCATTAA
- the pdxY gene encoding pyridoxal kinase PdxY — protein MKSVLSIQSHVVFGHAGNSAAAFPMCRMGVDVWPLNTVQFSNHTQYSQWTGSVFSAQHLTDIIDGLAKIHKLEICDAVLSGYIGSAEQGNDILAIVERVKVANPQALYFCDPVMGHPEKGCIVAPGVAEFLCERALAASDVIAPNLLELETLTGRTIKNVEEATQAARELCHKGPKIVLVKHLSRAGYRADRFEMILVTAEHSWHVSRPLVDFGEKQPVGVGDLTSGLMLVNLLKGERLDKGLEHVAAAVYEVMIKTKEMGEYELQLVAAQDKMVNPEHNFCATQLD, from the coding sequence ATGAAAAGCGTATTATCAATTCAATCCCATGTTGTTTTCGGCCATGCAGGAAACAGTGCTGCCGCATTTCCTATGTGCCGAATGGGCGTAGATGTGTGGCCACTCAATACCGTACAGTTTTCGAATCATACACAGTATTCACAATGGACCGGAAGTGTTTTTTCCGCACAACACTTAACCGACATCATTGATGGTTTAGCTAAAATCCATAAATTAGAAATTTGTGATGCTGTATTAAGCGGTTATATCGGTTCAGCTGAGCAAGGAAATGATATTCTTGCTATCGTGGAAAGGGTCAAAGTAGCTAATCCGCAAGCCCTCTATTTTTGTGATCCAGTAATGGGGCATCCGGAGAAAGGCTGTATTGTTGCTCCGGGAGTTGCTGAATTCCTTTGTGAGCGTGCATTGGCCGCGAGTGATGTTATCGCACCAAATTTATTAGAATTAGAAACATTAACGGGTAGAACAATTAAAAATGTTGAAGAAGCTACCCAAGCTGCACGTGAATTGTGTCACAAAGGCCCTAAAATCGTTCTTGTTAAACATTTAAGCCGAGCAGGGTATCGCGCAGATCGTTTTGAAATGATCCTTGTAACAGCAGAGCACAGTTGGCATGTTAGCCGTCCTCTTGTTGACTTTGGTGAAAAACAACCTGTAGGTGTCGGTGACTTGACCAGTGGTTTAATGTTGGTTAACTTATTGAAAGGTGAGCGCTTAGATAAGGGATTAGAGCACGTTGCTGCTGCAGTATATGAAGTGATGATAAAAACCAAAGAGATGGGGGAGTACGAATTACAACTCGTCGCTGCTCAAGACAAAATGGTTAACCCAGAACATAACTTCTGTGCAACACAATTAGATTAA
- the gstA gene encoding glutathione transferase GstA, translating into MKLYYAPGACSLSPHIILRETGLDFSIERVNIKEKKTEKGEDFLAINPKGQVPTLVLDNGEQLTEGAVIVQYIADQKPDRNLIALPGSMKRYHQLEALNFISTELHKNFSPLFTPGTPEEYKDTVRNVLFNKFAYVDNVLAKQAFFAGDTFSVADAYLFTVSNWAKHVGLDLTSLTHLQDYSAKIAKRPNVQDALKAEGLI; encoded by the coding sequence ATGAAATTATATTACGCTCCCGGTGCTTGCTCACTTTCTCCTCACATCATTCTGCGTGAAACAGGTTTAGATTTCAGTATTGAACGAGTAAATATAAAAGAGAAAAAAACTGAGAAAGGTGAAGACTTTTTAGCAATAAACCCAAAAGGACAAGTACCCACTTTAGTGTTAGATAATGGCGAACAACTCACAGAAGGTGCTGTAATTGTCCAATATATTGCGGACCAAAAACCGGATCGTAACCTAATCGCACTTCCTGGTTCTATGAAACGTTATCACCAATTAGAAGCTTTAAACTTTATTTCGACAGAACTACATAAAAATTTCTCACCTTTATTCACTCCAGGAACACCAGAAGAGTATAAAGATACTGTCCGTAATGTATTGTTTAATAAGTTTGCGTATGTTGATAACGTGCTCGCTAAACAGGCTTTCTTTGCTGGAGATACTTTTAGTGTCGCAGATGCCTATTTATTCACTGTGAGTAATTGGGCAAAACACGTTGGGCTCGATTTAACTAGCCTGACCCACCTGCAAGATTACAGTGCTAAAATAGCTAAACGCCCTAATGTTCAAGATGCATTAAAAGCGGAAGGACTAATCTAA
- the slyA gene encoding transcriptional regulator SlyA produces MESQIGTELSRVVRMWRALIDYRLKPLKLTQTHWVTLHNISQLPPEQSQIQLAKAIGIEQPSLVRTLDQLEEKKLISRHTCTNDRRAKRIKLTEESEPFIKTVDQVINNTRIEILNNISKDELYQLSQLLMKLEKNILRLQNDS; encoded by the coding sequence TTGGAATCACAAATTGGGACAGAGTTATCACGTGTTGTTCGCATGTGGAGAGCATTAATCGACTATCGTTTGAAGCCTCTTAAGCTTACACAGACACATTGGGTTACATTGCATAATATAAGTCAACTACCACCTGAGCAATCTCAAATACAGTTAGCGAAAGCGATTGGTATTGAACAGCCTTCATTAGTAAGGACTCTAGATCAATTAGAGGAAAAAAAATTGATTTCTAGACATACTTGTACAAATGATAGGAGAGCTAAAAGAATAAAATTAACGGAAGAGTCTGAACCCTTTATTAAAACGGTAGACCAAGTCATAAATAATACGCGTATAGAAATATTGAACAACATTAGTAAAGATGAACTTTACCAACTATCACAGTTACTTATGAAACTTGAAAAAAATATCTTGAGGCTACAAAATGACTCTTGA
- the anmK gene encoding anhydro-N-acetylmuramic acid kinase, producing MMKSGRYIGVMSGTSLDGVDVVLAAISDKFVAEQSSLSVAFPIELKKRILDICQGQTTTLSEVGKIDRELGSLYADAVNQLLIQTGLTSEDIIAIGCHGQTVWHEPDGEQPFTMQLGDNNRIAALTGIATVGDFRRRDMAYGGQGAPLVPAFHLAVLGHPTEKRIVLNIGGIANVTALLPGAYVKGYDTGPGNMLMDTWSWRIKQQAYDKDGEWASRGQVDHALLKAMLSDPYFRRSSPKSTGREYFNTQWLEQHLVHFPSISADDVQATLCELTAASIAEQVLLCGGCERLIVCGGGAKNTFLMQRMAALLPGIEVAPSDKFGLSGDDMEALAFAWLAARTVSGLPGNLASVTGASKETVLGAIYPKNTDKK from the coding sequence ATGATGAAATCAGGTCGTTACATAGGGGTTATGTCAGGAACTAGCCTAGATGGTGTTGATGTCGTTCTTGCCGCAATTAGTGACAAATTTGTCGCAGAGCAATCCAGTTTGAGTGTTGCATTTCCCATTGAATTAAAAAAAAGAATTTTAGATATATGCCAAGGGCAAACAACAACGCTATCAGAGGTTGGTAAAATTGATCGAGAGTTAGGCTCTTTATATGCAGATGCGGTAAACCAACTTCTTATTCAAACTGGTTTAACATCTGAAGATATCATTGCTATCGGTTGCCATGGGCAAACTGTTTGGCATGAGCCCGATGGCGAACAGCCTTTTACTATGCAGTTAGGCGACAACAACCGTATTGCCGCTTTAACAGGGATCGCGACGGTAGGTGATTTTCGCCGAAGAGATATGGCTTATGGGGGACAGGGAGCACCTTTAGTTCCTGCATTTCACTTAGCTGTTTTAGGGCATCCTACAGAAAAACGAATTGTACTAAATATTGGTGGAATAGCTAATGTCACTGCTTTATTACCTGGTGCCTATGTTAAGGGTTATGACACAGGGCCGGGAAATATGTTAATGGATACGTGGAGCTGGCGTATAAAGCAACAGGCATATGATAAAGACGGTGAATGGGCAAGTCGAGGTCAAGTTGATCATGCATTACTAAAAGCGATGCTAAGTGACCCATACTTTAGACGTTCATCACCGAAAAGTACGGGGCGTGAGTATTTCAACACACAATGGTTAGAGCAGCATTTAGTTCATTTTCCATCAATTTCAGCTGACGATGTTCAAGCCACTCTGTGCGAATTAACCGCAGCTTCTATCGCAGAACAAGTATTACTGTGTGGCGGTTGTGAGCGCTTAATAGTATGTGGTGGAGGGGCAAAGAATACTTTTCTAATGCAACGGATGGCAGCCTTGCTTCCGGGAATTGAAGTGGCACCAAGTGATAAATTTGGTTTAAGTGGTGATGACATGGAAGCCTTGGCTTTTGCATGGCTAGCTGCTAGAACGGTATCTGGTCTTCCTGGAAATTTAGCCTCTGTTACTGGGGCAAGTAAAGAGACTGTGCTTGGGGCAATATACCCTAAAAATACCGATAAAAAATAA
- the sapF gene encoding putrescine export ABC transporter ATP-binding protein SapF — protein METLLEVRNLTKTFRFREGLFHRHELQAVKPVSFNLQAGQTLAIIGANGSGKSTLARMLSGVVEPTSGDIFIRGQRLNFGDYSYRCQRIRMIFQDPSTSLNPRQRIGQTLELPLKLNTDLTGIERERRIIQTLRQVGLLADHAEYYPHMLASGQKQRIALARALILQPEIIIADEALASLDMSMRSQIINLMLDLQAKQDIAFIYVTQHLGMMKHVSDKMLVMDKGEVVERGNTAEVLAAPLHDVTRRLIESHFGEPLSIDAWRQDL, from the coding sequence ATGGAAACCTTACTTGAAGTCCGTAATCTCACAAAAACTTTCCGTTTTCGTGAAGGGTTATTTCATCGACACGAATTACAAGCCGTCAAACCCGTTAGCTTTAACTTACAGGCAGGCCAGACATTAGCTATCATTGGCGCCAATGGCTCAGGAAAATCAACCCTTGCGCGAATGTTATCAGGCGTTGTAGAACCCACCAGCGGCGATATTTTCATTCGTGGACAACGCCTGAATTTTGGCGATTATAGCTACCGTTGCCAGCGTATTCGCATGATTTTCCAAGATCCAAGTACATCCCTAAACCCAAGGCAGCGTATTGGTCAAACGCTTGAGCTCCCTTTAAAATTAAACACTGACTTAACTGGAATAGAACGTGAAAGGCGTATTATTCAAACGCTTCGCCAAGTCGGGTTACTCGCCGACCACGCTGAATATTATCCACACATGTTAGCATCTGGACAAAAACAACGTATTGCATTGGCAAGAGCACTTATTCTACAACCCGAAATTATTATTGCTGATGAAGCGTTAGCTTCGTTAGACATGTCCATGCGCTCGCAAATCATCAACTTAATGTTAGATTTACAAGCAAAACAAGATATTGCATTTATCTATGTTACCCAGCACTTGGGGATGATGAAACACGTCAGCGATAAAATGCTTGTCATGGATAAAGGCGAAGTTGTTGAGCGTGGTAATACCGCAGAGGTTTTAGCTGCCCCTCTTCACGACGTTACTCGCCGGTTAATTGAAAGTCACTTTGGTGAACCCCTGTCGATTGATGCTTGGCGACAAGACTTGTAA
- the rnt gene encoding ribonuclease T, whose translation MSEKNNPNALVNRFRGYYPVVIDVETGGFNAKTDGLLEIAAITLKMDKDGWLSMDETLHFHVEPFEGANLEPSALAFTGIDPTNPLRGAVSEYEALHAIFKVIRKGMKNTDCNRAIIVAHNANFDHSFVMNAAERAGLKRNPFHPFATFDTAALSGLVFGQTILAKACVSAGIPFDGKQAHGALYDTNRTALLFCEIVNKWKKLGGWPIIEESQ comes from the coding sequence ATGTCTGAAAAAAACAATCCAAATGCCCTAGTGAACCGTTTCAGGGGATACTATCCTGTCGTTATTGATGTTGAAACAGGCGGGTTCAATGCTAAAACTGACGGCCTATTAGAAATTGCTGCCATCACCTTAAAAATGGATAAAGACGGCTGGCTCTCCATGGATGAAACATTACATTTTCATGTAGAACCTTTTGAAGGTGCTAATCTTGAGCCATCTGCTCTTGCCTTCACAGGGATTGATCCAACAAACCCTCTACGCGGTGCTGTTAGTGAATATGAGGCTCTTCATGCGATATTCAAAGTCATTCGCAAAGGAATGAAAAATACAGATTGCAATCGTGCAATTATTGTCGCTCATAATGCAAATTTTGATCACAGTTTTGTGATGAATGCAGCCGAACGAGCAGGTTTAAAACGTAATCCTTTCCATCCATTTGCAACCTTCGATACTGCGGCACTGAGCGGCTTAGTATTCGGTCAAACAATTCTAGCAAAAGCTTGTGTTTCCGCAGGTATTCCATTTGATGGTAAACAAGCTCATGGCGCACTGTATGACACCAATCGAACGGCTCTGCTATTTTGTGAGATCGTTAATAAATGGAAAAAGCTGGGTGGTTGGCCAATTATTGAAGAATCCCAATAA
- the sapC gene encoding putrescine export ABC transporter permease SapC — protein MSSDNFYREQKMPSPTRVVWNIFSSDVTSMVGFVGVLVLLILCFVGSYLAPYALDQQFLGYQLTPPSWSHYGEVAFFFGTDDLGRDILSRLLIGTKSTFGAAILVTLIATLIGLVLGCLAGMTRGLKSAIFNHILDTLLSIPSLLLAIIVVAFMGASLQNAMLAICLALIPRMVRTIYVAVHDELDKEYIVAARLDGASNIFILWYTVLPNITPILVTELTRALSIAILDIAALGFLDLGAQLPSSEWGAMLGDTLELIYVAPWTVILPGAAIMISVLFVNLLGDGLHRAINAGVE, from the coding sequence ATGTCCTCAGATAATTTTTATCGTGAACAAAAAATGCCATCCCCAACTCGAGTGGTATGGAATATCTTCTCATCAGATGTGACCTCTATGGTGGGGTTTGTTGGTGTGTTGGTTTTATTAATTTTATGTTTTGTTGGCTCTTATCTAGCACCTTATGCACTAGATCAACAGTTTCTAGGTTACCAATTAACGCCGCCGTCTTGGTCTCATTATGGCGAAGTGGCATTCTTCTTTGGTACAGACGATCTGGGCCGTGATATTCTAAGTCGGCTATTGATTGGTACTAAATCGACATTTGGTGCCGCTATTTTAGTCACACTGATTGCGACACTTATTGGATTAGTTCTCGGCTGCTTAGCTGGGATGACTCGTGGGTTAAAATCTGCAATTTTTAACCATATACTCGATACCTTACTGTCAATTCCTTCCTTATTACTGGCAATTATTGTTGTCGCCTTTATGGGCGCTAGCCTACAAAATGCAATGTTAGCTATTTGCCTTGCATTAATTCCACGAATGGTAAGAACTATCTATGTCGCTGTACATGATGAGTTAGATAAAGAATACATCGTTGCCGCACGCCTTGATGGCGCTTCAAACATTTTTATTTTATGGTATACCGTACTTCCTAACATTACCCCTATTCTCGTCACTGAACTGACTCGAGCACTTTCTATCGCTATTTTAGATATTGCTGCTTTAGGTTTTCTTGATTTAGGTGCGCAACTTCCCTCTTCTGAATGGGGTGCAATGCTAGGTGATACTTTAGAGCTTATCTATGTGGCTCCTTGGACGGTTATCTTGCCAGGTGCTGCCATCATGATAAGCGTGCTTTTTGTTAACCTTTTAGGTGACGGGCTACATCGTGCCATCAACGCGGGGGTTGAATAA
- the pdxH gene encoding pyridoxamine 5'-phosphate oxidase, which yields MNELGEIDLASVRREYTKGGLRRNDLTPNPLTLFELWMKQACEARLSDPTAMCVATVDETGQPYQRIVLLKHFDDKGLVFYTNLGSRKAQHLEKNNKISLHFPWYPLERQVNFTGVAERLNPIEVVKYFHSRPKDSQIAAWASAQSSKISARGILEGKFLELKQKFKNGDVPLPSFWGGYRVVFNSVEFWQGGAHRLHDRFLYQREGDGWKIDRLAP from the coding sequence ATGAACGAGCTAGGTGAAATAGATCTTGCATCGGTACGTCGTGAATACACAAAAGGTGGGTTAAGACGTAATGACTTAACGCCAAACCCACTGACGCTTTTCGAACTCTGGATGAAGCAGGCGTGTGAAGCTCGCTTGAGTGACCCAACAGCAATGTGTGTTGCTACTGTGGATGAAACCGGGCAACCCTACCAGCGTATTGTACTTTTAAAACATTTTGATGATAAAGGCCTTGTATTTTATACCAATTTAGGTAGCCGAAAAGCACAGCATTTAGAAAAAAATAATAAAATTAGCCTACATTTTCCATGGTACCCATTAGAGCGCCAAGTCAATTTCACTGGGGTTGCTGAGCGTTTAAACCCTATTGAAGTTGTAAAATATTTTCATAGTAGGCCGAAAGATAGCCAAATTGCAGCATGGGCATCAGCACAGTCTTCTAAAATTTCAGCGCGTGGTATTTTAGAAGGGAAATTTTTAGAACTAAAACAAAAATTTAAGAACGGTGACGTCCCATTGCCTAGTTTTTGGGGAGGATATCGAGTGGTATTTAATAGTGTTGAATTTTGGCAAGGCGGTGCACACCGTTTGCACGACCGTTTTTTATACCAGCGAGAAGGTGATGGCTGGAAAATTGATAGATTAGCCCCTTAG
- a CDS encoding DUF1289 domain-containing protein, whose protein sequence is MAEQLEFFEIPSPCRGICQSNEQGYCRGCYRTRDERFNWLKFSDTEKRNVLRLCRQRYLRILNKKTEQEKIIDTQQQLF, encoded by the coding sequence ATGGCGGAACAACTTGAATTTTTTGAGATCCCCAGCCCTTGCCGTGGTATTTGCCAAAGTAATGAACAAGGCTATTGTCGAGGTTGCTATCGCACTCGTGATGAGCGTTTTAATTGGCTAAAATTCTCTGATACTGAAAAACGAAATGTACTTCGTTTATGTCGTCAACGTTATTTAAGAATATTAAATAAAAAAACAGAACAAGAAAAAATCATAGATACACAACAACAACTCTTTTAG
- a CDS encoding glycine zipper 2TM domain-containing protein: MLKKVFVGVVAVAALSGCVNTSTLSGDTISAKDAKQVQTVTYGTVLNARPVTIQAGEDGNVIGAIGGAVLGGLLGNTIGGGTGNTLATAAGAIAGGLAGQEAQGALNRSQGVQLEIRLDSGKNIVVVQKQDPSTFRNGQRVMIANSGNTVTVSPR, encoded by the coding sequence ATGCTTAAGAAAGTTTTTGTAGGTGTTGTAGCAGTTGCAGCTTTATCAGGCTGTGTCAATACCAGTACGCTTTCTGGTGATACTATTTCAGCCAAGGATGCGAAACAGGTACAGACTGTGACTTATGGTACTGTTCTGAATGCTCGCCCTGTGACTATTCAAGCTGGTGAAGACGGTAACGTGATTGGTGCAATTGGTGGTGCTGTTCTTGGTGGGTTATTAGGTAACACCATCGGTGGTGGTACAGGTAACACATTAGCAACTGCCGCAGGTGCTATTGCAGGTGGTTTAGCTGGTCAGGAAGCTCAAGGCGCATTAAATAGAAGCCAAGGTGTTCAATTAGAAATCCGCCTCGATAGCGGTAAAAACATTGTTGTTGTTCAAAAACAAGACCCAAGCACCTTCCGTAATGGCCAACGTGTTATGATTGCGAATAGCGGAAATACTGTTACTGTGTCTCCTCGGTAA